In Neomonachus schauinslandi chromosome 6, ASM220157v2, whole genome shotgun sequence, a genomic segment contains:
- the MRPL43 gene encoding 39S ribosomal protein L43, mitochondrial: MTARGTPSRFLASVLHNGLGRYVQQLQRLSFSLSRDAPSSRGAREFVEREVADFARRNPGVVIYVNSRPCCVPRVVAEYLNGAVREESIHCKSVEEITTLVQKLADQSGLDVIRIRKPFHTDSPSIQGQWHPFTNKPTTLGGLRPREVQDAALAQAQVP; this comes from the exons ATGACGGCGCGCGGGACCCCGAGCCGCTTCCTGGCCAGTGTCCTCCATAACGGGCTGGGGCGCTACGTACAGCAGCTGCAGCGTCTCAGCTTTAGCCTCAGCCGCGATGCGCCGTCGTCTCGTGGCGCCAG GGAGTTCGTGGAACGAGAGGTGGCCGACTTCGCCCGACGGAACCCGGGGGTCGTGATATACGTGAACTCGCGGCCGTGCTGTGTGCCCAGAGTAGTGGCCGAATACC TTAACGGGGCTGTGCGCGAGGAGAGCATCCACTGCAAGTCAGTCGAGGAGATTACGACGCTGGTGCAGAAGCTGGCCGACCAGTCGGGCTTGGACGTGATCCGCATCCGCAAGCCCTTCCACACGGACAGCCCTAGCATCCAGGGCCAGTGGCACCCCTTCACCAACAAACCGACGACGTTGGGTGGGCTGCGCCCGCGAGAGGTCCAAGATGCTGCCCTAGCCCAGGCGCAAGTGCCATGA